Proteins encoded by one window of Tubulanus polymorphus chromosome 7, tnTubPoly1.2, whole genome shotgun sequence:
- the LOC141908082 gene encoding regulator of G-protein signaling 5-like isoform X2 has product MISAVTMLMATCREQCELATVEKGSPNGSDLEDERGPSKKSESKKKRNLGKEMKNRLRFLRRRHTDTTLGMKAAKMKDGQPGKPTAKEALDWGKSLEHLLNDRNGVQLFRSFLRTEFSDENLEFWIACEDYKSVGKGAKQGARAREIYNDYVAIQAPHEINLDSDTRAAVAKVMDNPNKHTFELAQKRIQALMEKDSYPRFLKSDVYISLTGQDT; this is encoded by the exons ATGATTTCAGCCGTGACCATGTTGATGGCCACATGT CGTGAGCAGTGTGAACTTGCAACTGTCGAAAAAGGATCGCCGAACGGTTCCGATCTAGAGGATGAACGAGGTCCCAGTAAAAAGTCCGAATCAAAGAAAAAACGAAATTT AGGgaaggaaatgaaaaataggcTTCGTTTTCTAAGACGAAGACACACAGACACAACTTTAGGTATGAAAGCTGCTAAAATGAAGGACGGCCAGCCCGGTAAACCAACTGCAAAAGAGGCATTGGACTGGGGAAAGTCGTTAGAGCATCTACTAAACGATAGAA ATGGGGTACAATTATTCCGTAGCTTCCTTCGCACTGAATTCAGTGACGAAAACCTAGAATTTTGGATCGCCTGCGAAGATTATAAGAGCGTCGGCAAGGGCGCCAAGCAGGGCGCCAGAGCCCGGGAAATTTATAACGACTATGTTGCAATACAAGCACCGCATGAG ataaacctcGATTCCGATACTCGGGCTGCCGTCGCCAAAGTAATGGACAATCCAAATAAACACACATTTGAGCTGGCTCAAAAACGCATACAAGCATTAATGGAAAAGGATTCATATCCGAGATTTCTAAAATCTGACGTGTATATTAGTTTAACTGGACAAGACACTTAG
- the LOC141908082 gene encoding regulator of G-protein signaling 5-like isoform X1 produces MFEDCCVSGSRKYMLTCYSSSQREQCELATVEKGSPNGSDLEDERGPSKKSESKKKRNLGKEMKNRLRFLRRRHTDTTLGMKAAKMKDGQPGKPTAKEALDWGKSLEHLLNDRNGVQLFRSFLRTEFSDENLEFWIACEDYKSVGKGAKQGARAREIYNDYVAIQAPHEINLDSDTRAAVAKVMDNPNKHTFELAQKRIQALMEKDSYPRFLKSDVYISLTGQDT; encoded by the exons ATGTTTGAAGATTGCTGTGTGAGCGGTTCAAGGAAATACATGTTGACGTGTTATTCTAGTTCACAG CGTGAGCAGTGTGAACTTGCAACTGTCGAAAAAGGATCGCCGAACGGTTCCGATCTAGAGGATGAACGAGGTCCCAGTAAAAAGTCCGAATCAAAGAAAAAACGAAATTT AGGgaaggaaatgaaaaataggcTTCGTTTTCTAAGACGAAGACACACAGACACAACTTTAGGTATGAAAGCTGCTAAAATGAAGGACGGCCAGCCCGGTAAACCAACTGCAAAAGAGGCATTGGACTGGGGAAAGTCGTTAGAGCATCTACTAAACGATAGAA ATGGGGTACAATTATTCCGTAGCTTCCTTCGCACTGAATTCAGTGACGAAAACCTAGAATTTTGGATCGCCTGCGAAGATTATAAGAGCGTCGGCAAGGGCGCCAAGCAGGGCGCCAGAGCCCGGGAAATTTATAACGACTATGTTGCAATACAAGCACCGCATGAG ataaacctcGATTCCGATACTCGGGCTGCCGTCGCCAAAGTAATGGACAATCCAAATAAACACACATTTGAGCTGGCTCAAAAACGCATACAAGCATTAATGGAAAAGGATTCATATCCGAGATTTCTAAAATCTGACGTGTATATTAGTTTAACTGGACAAGACACTTAG